A region of uncultured Desulfobacter sp. DNA encodes the following proteins:
- a CDS encoding hemerythrin family protein, whose product MLKIGIRIIGIGLLHSFLYGYLVPFVIYPRFGKDGITFAVIVAIMVSIGIMATLWLGKNKKKKQRREPMTNIIEWDKKYSVDEPELDECQKQLMDMFNTLIEMKTKKSDPKDVANLITELNDFFKIFFSKEEKILGRKGYPDLDTHAKSHRRFIKKAIVLRREIAEDVDNLSVEDIVELRSLLIAHFETVDTMFIPFLRIHKYVEECENKK is encoded by the coding sequence GTGTTAAAAATCGGAATTAGAATTATTGGAATCGGACTGCTGCATTCATTTTTGTACGGATATCTGGTTCCTTTCGTCATTTACCCCCGGTTTGGCAAAGATGGAATTACCTTTGCCGTAATTGTTGCCATAATGGTATCCATCGGTATAATGGCCACCCTGTGGCTGGGGAAAAACAAAAAAAAAAAACAAAGGAGAGAACCCATGACCAACATTATTGAATGGGATAAAAAATATAGCGTGGATGAGCCTGAACTGGATGAATGCCAGAAACAGCTGATGGATATGTTTAATACCCTCATTGAAATGAAAACTAAAAAGAGTGATCCCAAAGACGTTGCCAATTTGATCACAGAACTCAATGATTTCTTCAAGATTTTCTTCTCCAAGGAAGAAAAAATCCTTGGCCGGAAGGGATATCCGGACCTTGACACCCATGCAAAGTCCCATCGACGGTTTATAAAAAAAGCCATTGTTTTGCGTCGTGAAATAGCCGAGGACGTCGATAATTTGTCCGTTGAGGACATTGTGGAATTGCGCAGCCTGTTAATTGCACATTTTGAAACTGTAGACACGATGTTTATTCCGTTTTTAAGAATTCATAAATATGTGGAGGAGTGTGAAAATAAGAAATAA
- the hemL gene encoding glutamate-1-semialdehyde 2,1-aminomutase produces MERTKSAALFSSAQKLIPGGVNSPVRACGSVGGEPLFIEKGEGSKLFDADGNAYIDYVLSWGPLILGHRPAPVVDALKKVLDSGTSFGAPTALENELARLVVDSVASVDMVRMVNSGTEATMSAIRLARGVTGRDLIVKFDGCYHGHADTLLVAAGSGIATLGIPGSPGVPADVTRNTLSLPYNDIESFEQLMSEKGNEIACVILEPVAGNMGMVSPDPLFLKTLRKQTAAHGTLLIFDEVMTGFRVGGRACAQGYFDIDPDLTCFGKVIGGGLPVGAYGGKRVIMEQIAPVGSVYQAGTLSGNPLAMAAGVATLKALGDDQLYVDMDRRADMLVKGLQAAADEANIPFSAGHFGSMAGFFFTGQKVRNFSDAKTCDLDRFAKFYRGMLAKGIYLAPSQFEACFISAAHTDEDIETTLAAARQVMAEI; encoded by the coding sequence ATGGAACGTACTAAATCAGCCGCTTTATTTTCATCGGCCCAAAAATTGATACCGGGCGGGGTCAACTCTCCGGTAAGGGCCTGCGGCTCAGTGGGCGGAGAGCCTCTTTTTATCGAAAAGGGAGAAGGGTCCAAACTTTTCGATGCCGACGGAAATGCATATATTGATTATGTCCTGTCCTGGGGACCCCTTATTCTGGGCCATCGGCCGGCTCCGGTGGTTGATGCATTGAAAAAAGTGCTTGATTCAGGAACAAGTTTTGGGGCACCGACTGCCCTTGAAAATGAACTGGCCCGGCTTGTTGTAGATTCCGTAGCGTCCGTGGATATGGTCAGAATGGTCAACTCCGGGACCGAGGCGACCATGAGCGCCATCCGCTTAGCAAGGGGGGTGACGGGCCGGGACCTTATCGTCAAATTTGACGGTTGTTACCATGGCCATGCAGACACCCTTCTTGTGGCTGCAGGGTCCGGAATTGCCACCCTGGGCATCCCCGGGAGCCCGGGGGTTCCAGCCGATGTGACCCGAAACACCTTGTCTTTACCCTACAATGACATTGAAAGTTTTGAACAGCTCATGTCTGAAAAAGGCAATGAAATTGCCTGTGTGATTCTTGAACCCGTGGCTGGAAATATGGGTATGGTATCACCTGATCCTCTGTTCTTAAAAACATTGCGCAAACAGACGGCAGCCCATGGGACACTTCTGATCTTTGATGAAGTCATGACCGGATTCAGGGTCGGTGGCCGGGCCTGTGCCCAGGGATATTTTGATATTGATCCGGATTTGACCTGTTTTGGCAAAGTGATCGGTGGCGGACTGCCCGTGGGGGCATATGGAGGAAAAAGGGTAATCATGGAGCAGATTGCTCCTGTGGGATCTGTCTACCAGGCCGGCACCCTGTCCGGCAATCCCCTGGCTATGGCCGCAGGGGTTGCCACGTTAAAGGCCCTTGGGGATGACCAGCTTTACGTGGACATGGACCGGCGGGCAGATATGCTGGTCAAAGGTCTTCAGGCCGCAGCCGATGAAGCGAACATCCCGTTCTCTGCCGGGCATTTTGGCTCCATGGCCGGATTCTTTTTTACCGGACAGAAGGTGCGCAATTTCAGTGATGCCAAAACATGTGATCTGGACCGGTTTGCAAAATTCTACCGGGGTATGCTGGCCAAAGGTATCTATCTTGCGCCGTCCCAGTTTGAGGCCTGTTTTATTTCAGCCGCCCACACGGATGAAGATATTGAAACAACCCTGGCTGCCGCACGGCAGGTTATGGCAGAAATTTAA
- the mpl gene encoding UDP-N-acetylmuramate:L-alanyl-gamma-D-glutamyl-meso-diaminopimelate ligase, translating to MTDSIKRIHLVAACGTGMGTLACILKKMGYIVTGSDQNVYPPMSDFLENNGIRLFSGFSASNISDDPALVPDLVIIGNAVTRDNPEAAAVIQRGLAYMSMPQAVNHFIAGDKKIILVTGTHGKTTTSAIMAHVLETAGLSPSFMIGGILKDYNSSFKIGDGEYMVIEGDEYDTAFFDKGPKFMHYDPVITIMTGIEFDHADIFKDLDHICRAFNSLALKIKDKSRIIAYKQNTNLMQVLERAGVEPQTYGPDAMWQVHEHQLSSEPDPDTGRLHTLARITGPDTDIRIQTDMPGQHNLFNATACIAAARCLGVGEEDIARALSTFSGVKRRQEIRGQVAGITVMDDFAHHPTAVKETIAAVKPFYPRGRLVAVFEPRTNTSMRNVFQATYPECFDLADLTCICSPGVKKNIPEKERFSSQRLAQDICKMGKEAHHFQAPDQVIDFLVPILKPNDLVLIMSNGGFGNIHQRLLERLAC from the coding sequence ATGACCGATTCAATCAAACGGATTCACCTGGTGGCCGCCTGTGGCACCGGCATGGGTACTTTGGCCTGTATCCTGAAAAAAATGGGTTACATTGTCACCGGATCAGACCAGAATGTTTATCCACCCATGAGCGATTTTCTTGAAAACAACGGGATCAGGCTTTTTTCCGGATTTTCTGCGTCCAATATCAGTGATGATCCCGCCCTGGTTCCGGACCTTGTTATTATCGGCAATGCCGTGACACGTGATAATCCCGAAGCGGCTGCCGTGATTCAGCGCGGACTTGCCTACATGTCCATGCCCCAGGCTGTGAACCATTTTATTGCCGGTGACAAAAAAATTATTCTTGTCACCGGTACCCACGGCAAAACAACCACCTCTGCCATCATGGCCCATGTGCTTGAAACGGCCGGTCTTTCCCCCTCTTTTATGATCGGGGGAATTTTGAAGGATTATAACTCCTCATTTAAAATAGGGGACGGGGAATACATGGTGATAGAAGGGGATGAGTATGACACGGCCTTTTTTGATAAGGGGCCCAAGTTCATGCACTATGATCCTGTTATAACCATTATGACCGGCATTGAATTTGACCACGCAGATATATTTAAGGACCTTGACCACATTTGTCGGGCCTTTAATTCCCTGGCTTTAAAAATTAAAGATAAAAGCCGTATTATTGCATATAAGCAAAATACCAATCTGATGCAAGTGCTGGAACGGGCGGGTGTTGAGCCCCAGACCTACGGCCCCGATGCCATGTGGCAGGTGCATGAACACCAATTAAGCAGTGAACCGGATCCTGATACGGGCCGTTTGCATACCCTTGCCCGGATCACAGGACCCGATACGGACATCCGGATACAAACGGACATGCCCGGGCAGCACAACCTTTTCAATGCCACAGCCTGCATTGCCGCCGCCCGCTGTCTCGGAGTCGGAGAAGAAGACATTGCCAGAGCGCTTTCAACGTTCAGCGGTGTTAAAAGAAGACAGGAAATAAGGGGGCAGGTTGCCGGAATTACAGTGATGGATGATTTTGCCCATCACCCGACAGCTGTCAAGGAGACCATTGCCGCAGTCAAACCTTTTTACCCCCGGGGCCGCCTGGTTGCCGTATTTGAACCAAGAACCAATACCAGCATGAGAAATGTTTTCCAGGCCACCTACCCCGAATGCTTTGACTTAGCAGACCTGACATGCATCTGTTCCCCCGGGGTTAAAAAAAATATCCCTGAAAAAGAACGGTTTTCATCCCAACGTCTGGCGCAAGATATCTGCAAAATGGGAAAAGAGGCCCACCATTTCCAGGCCCCAGATCAAGTGATTGATTTTCTTGTTCCCATACTCAAACCCAATGATCTTGTTCTAATTATGTCCAACGGCGGGTTTGGCAATATTCACCAGCGGCTTTTGGAACGGCTGGCGTGTTAA
- a CDS encoding gamma-glutamyl-gamma-aminobutyrate hydrolase family protein (Members of this family of hydrolases with an active site Cys residue belong to MEROPS family C26.), which produces MNLPDWQNKTDDNTERSNVSQSPRKPVIGITASRATRDTLRCQAVKDLAAGFKVCARPGDKIIGAMESTVHRFALGIQWHPEALAEIHPQFILPFTALVKACRT; this is translated from the coding sequence TTGAATTTACCTGACTGGCAAAATAAAACCGACGATAACACCGAAAGGTCGAATGTTTCCCAAAGCCCAAGAAAACCCGTGATCGGAATCACCGCATCCCGGGCCACCCGGGATACCCTGCGCTGTCAGGCGGTCAAAGACCTGGCGGCGGGGTTTAAAGTGTGTGCCCGGCCAGGGGACAAAATCATTGGAGCCATGGAAAGTACGGTGCACAGGTTTGCCTTAGGCATTCAATGGCACCCGGAAGCACTTGCCGAAATCCATCCACAGTTTATTCTTCCCTTTACGGCCCTGGTCAAAGCGTGCAGAACTTAA
- a CDS encoding AAA family ATPase, protein MQNLTFNDLGMLHESGILSHLDYYFSLSMANIFNNAKPLEILSAALTCRALSQGCICLDLADTAGTFLKNLEGKEFIRLPELPSWKAILENSAMVGLEITNCKNKKNNKSSWIGEYPLILDRDNNLYLARYYDFQSRLSENIKTRIQRQVPGPDDMFVTSWLTSFLGNLREDHSTFGQQQAVKKALCSGFTMISGGPGTGKTYITDMIQTVLATWARENNFTPPRVMCLAPTGKAASRLRNGMTIHSALKPLKNTTGFRHHAANPLAADLVIIDEASMIDIALMTRLFEAIRGDARIVMLGDMNQLSPVQAGAVFSDLCHADRLSDFRIFLDYNFRSQGKTGIAKLAKAVNDSDADAVTDILNTDYPDLEFVDTAVNDEYQTRLGACILEGYRQLWDATSPSRALDMVDGFRVLCAHNSGGSGTLQINHLCEKILRSKGKDGINLPVFKTLLMVRRNDYRRLLSNGDTCVVLEEKGVPTAWFSPGQTGSEQSGPRHFRLSDLPECEPGFAVTVHKSQGSEFDTVLILIPEQISPVVTRQLLYTGITRSRKKVIIFGSIPLIRQAVQTSIERRSNLKAVLDRAKVLNSSEDGYVDGHEAAL, encoded by the coding sequence GTGCAGAACTTAACGTTCAATGATCTTGGCATGCTCCATGAATCGGGAATTCTTTCCCATCTCGACTACTATTTTTCCCTATCCATGGCCAATATCTTTAACAATGCAAAACCATTGGAAATTCTTTCCGCAGCCCTTACCTGCAGAGCGCTTTCCCAGGGCTGCATCTGTCTTGATCTTGCAGATACTGCCGGGACTTTTCTGAAAAACTTAGAGGGAAAAGAATTCATCCGGCTTCCTGAACTTCCATCCTGGAAGGCTATCCTTGAAAATTCTGCCATGGTGGGATTGGAAATTACAAATTGCAAAAACAAAAAAAATAACAAGTCGTCCTGGATTGGTGAATACCCCCTGATTCTTGACCGTGACAATAATCTTTATCTTGCCAGGTACTATGATTTTCAGTCAAGGCTTTCAGAAAATATCAAAACAAGGATTCAAAGACAGGTTCCCGGCCCCGATGATATGTTTGTCACGTCCTGGCTGACTTCATTTTTGGGAAACCTTAGGGAAGACCACAGTACTTTTGGACAGCAACAGGCTGTTAAAAAGGCCCTCTGTTCAGGTTTTACAATGATATCCGGTGGGCCGGGGACCGGAAAAACCTATATTACGGATATGATACAGACTGTTTTGGCAACCTGGGCCAGGGAGAACAACTTTACGCCTCCCCGGGTGATGTGCCTGGCACCCACCGGCAAGGCTGCTTCCCGATTAAGGAACGGGATGACCATCCACAGTGCACTTAAACCCCTAAAAAACACAACAGGGTTCCGCCACCATGCCGCCAATCCCCTGGCCGCAGACCTGGTGATTATTGATGAAGCGTCCATGATTGACATCGCCCTTATGACAAGGCTTTTTGAAGCCATCCGTGGTGACGCACGCATTGTCATGCTCGGTGATATGAATCAACTCTCCCCTGTCCAGGCAGGGGCCGTGTTTTCCGACCTGTGTCATGCAGATAGGTTGTCTGATTTCCGGATATTTTTGGATTATAATTTCAGATCCCAGGGAAAAACCGGCATTGCAAAGCTTGCAAAGGCCGTTAATGACAGTGACGCGGATGCTGTGACGGATATCCTGAATACCGATTATCCTGACCTTGAGTTTGTGGATACTGCTGTAAACGATGAATATCAAACCCGCCTTGGCGCATGTATCCTGGAAGGTTACAGACAGCTCTGGGACGCGACATCCCCGTCCCGGGCCTTGGATATGGTTGATGGCTTTCGTGTGTTGTGCGCCCACAATTCAGGGGGCAGCGGAACATTACAAATTAATCATCTATGTGAAAAAATATTACGATCTAAAGGGAAAGATGGTATAAATCTGCCTGTTTTTAAAACTCTTTTAATGGTTCGGCGCAATGATTACAGACGATTGCTGTCCAACGGCGATACCTGTGTGGTCCTTGAAGAAAAAGGAGTGCCTACTGCATGGTTTTCTCCGGGGCAGACAGGATCAGAACAATCCGGGCCCAGGCATTTCAGGTTGTCTGATCTGCCCGAGTGTGAGCCTGGCTTTGCGGTAACCGTCCATAAAAGCCAGGGATCTGAATTTGACACGGTGCTGATTCTTATCCCTGAACAGATATCACCGGTTGTTACCCGGCAACTGCTTTATACGGGTATCACGCGGTCCCGGAAGAAAGTAATTATTTTTGGCAGCATACCCTTGATTCGGCAGGCAGTACAGACCTCGATAGAACGCAGATCCAATCTGAAGGCGGTTTTGGATCGGGCAAAGGTCCTGAACAGCAGCGAGGATGGATATGTTGACGGACATGAGGCTGCCCTGTAA